A single genomic interval of Lathyrus oleraceus cultivar Zhongwan6 chromosome 7, CAAS_Psat_ZW6_1.0, whole genome shotgun sequence harbors:
- the LOC127103996 gene encoding uncharacterized protein LOC127103996, with the protein MADNRTLRQLAAPDVNYNGEDPHRHLKEFQVVCSTPLRPEGITEDHIKLRAFPFSLQGAAKDWIYYLEPNSIASWTTLKKVFLERYFPASRAASIRKEICAIRQGNESLTEYWERFKHLVSSCPQHQITEQLLIQYFYEGLLPMDRNILDAASGGALVDKTPAAAKALIENMSLNSQQFTTRDNSVQSKGVSQIQVSSNKALETRIDELTALVKQLAVAKPQTTTLCGICTSPEHPTDTCPILRDESITELPQAYAANLYNQNRYNNTPDLSTNEYHPNWRNHPNLRYGNPQTSQQQNSPQVAAPAPSGPSLEDLVKQMAVNNLQFQQRTDASIQTLNTQMGQLATQINNMQAQGSNQLPAQTVFNPNGPNANVSAISLRSGKLIEPAPEKNKKIIEVPKYAKFLKDLCTNKRRIKGSERVNLGRNISAFIQPKQSSKQIVGEQNVSALTTQHTGLIIQLANRSNARPAGVVEDVLVQVNDLIFPADFYILDMEGETKLMTLVLNYLRLIFHLSGFDDIYSCSDCTDTNVCVVCAEIDVALQADTFPTGEVVTNKLVFAVDALAFPAAPSTPSTEQPPSLELKELPENLKYAYLESYRLL; encoded by the exons atGGCTGATAATAGAACCTTAAGGCAGTTAGCTGCTCCTGATGTGAATTACAATG gtgaaGATCCACATAGACATCTCAAAGAATTTCAGGTTGTGTGCTCTACACCGTTGAGGCCTGAAGGAATAACTGAAGACCATATcaaacttcgagcttttcctttttcattgcagggTGCAGCAAAGGATTGGATTTATTATCTCGAGCCAAACTCAATTGCAAGTTGGACAACCCTGAAAAAAGTGTTCTTGGAAAGATATTTTCCTGCCTCCAGAGCTGCCTCAATAAGAAAGGAGATTTGTGCTATTAGACAAGGCAATGAGTCGCTGAccgagtattgggagagattcaagcacTTGGTATCTAGCTGCCCTCAACACCAGATCACTGAGCAACTCCTCATCCAATACTTTTATGAGGGGTTGCTACCGATGGACaggaacattcttgatgctgctagtggtggagcatTAGTCGATAAAACTCCAGCTGCTGCCAAAGCCCTTATTGAAAATATGTCTCTTAATTCTCAACAGTTCACCACTAGGGACAATTCTGTGCAAAGCAAAGGCGTGAGTCAAATTCAAGTTTCTTCTAACAAAGCCTTAGAGACCAGAATTGACGAACTCACTGCCTTAGTCAAACAGCTGGCAGTAGCAAAACCTCAAACAACAACTTTGTGTGGCATTTGTACTTCTCCTGAGCACCCGACCGATACTTGTCCTATTCTGAGAGACGAGTCCATTACTGAGCTGCCACAAGCTTATGCAGCCAACCTTTACAATCAAAACAGGTACAACAACACTCCTGACCTGTCCACCAACGaataccatcccaattggaggaaccatcccaaccttcgatatggaaacccgCAAACCAGCCAACAACAGAACTCACCTCAAGTGGCTGCCCCTGCACCTTCCGGACCATCCTTGGAGGATCTTGTTAAGCAAATGGCCGTGAACAACCTCCAGTTCCAACAAAGAACCGATGCCagcattcagaccttgaacacACAAATGGGACAgcttgctactcaaataaataacatgcaagctCAAGGTTCGAACCAACTTCCAGCCCAGACAGTTTTCAATCCGAATGGTCCTAATGCTAATGTGAGCGCAATTTCTTTGAGATCCGGAAAACTTATAGAACCAGcccctgaaaaaaataaaaaaatcattgaG GTtcctaagtatgcaaagtttctgaaagattTGTGTACCAACAAGAGGAGGATTAAGGGAAGTGAAAGAGTAAACTTAGGACGGAATATTTCTGCCTTTATTCAGCCCAAACAATCATCCAAACAGATTGTAGGCGAGCAAAATGTTTCAGCCCTCACTACTCAG catacagGTTTAATCATTCAATTGGCAAACAGGAGCAACGCTCGACCCGCCGGGGTAGTCGAAGATGTTCTTGTTCAAGTTAACGAtttgatttttcctgcagatttctATATTCTAGACATGGAAGGAGAAACCAAG TTGATGACTCTAGTTCTGAACTATTTGCGCTTGATTTTCCATCTctctggttttgatgatatttattcatgttctgattgtactgacactaacgTTTGTGTTGTCtgtgctgagattgatgttgccttACAGGCTGATACATTTCCTACAGGTGAAGTTGTTACCAATAAACTTGTTTTTGCAGTTGATGCTCTTGCATTCCCGGCTGCCCCAAGCACTCCATCCACCGAGCAGCCCCCGTCCTTAGAGCTAAAAGAGCTCCCTGAGAACCTGAAATATGCTTACTTGGAGA gctatagatTACTTTGA